Genomic window (Gemmatimonadaceae bacterium):
CTCATCGCGCGATCGCTTTTCTAGGAGATCGTATGAACTTCGGGAACCTGGGCTTCATGGAGATCCTCCTGATCCTCGTGGTCGTGCTGCTCCTCTTTGGGGCGCGCCGACTGCCGGAGATCGGAGCCTCGTTCGGCAAGAGCATCAAGGAGTTCAAGAAGGGGATTTCCGACGTGGATCGCTCCATCCAGGAAGAGACGCGGCGCGACGCGTTGCCGCCGCGCCCGGCCGAGCCGCTTCATCAGGACGAGGAAGCGCGCCCCGAGCCGAAGCGCCTTCTGTCCTGATCCAGGGAGTGGCGCGGCGTCAGTCAGAGAGGGGAGCTCCCAACGGACGCTCCCCTTCGTCTTGCACGGGGCACAGCATGCCCGCGCCTCCGTCCCCTACACGAGAAAGGGCGCCACCTTCGTGGCGCCCTTCATCGTTACGGCCAAGCCCGATCCTCAGCTCGTCTGCTGGCGCGCCGCGGCGTTGATCTCCTTGCGGTGATCCTCGACCTTGGCCCCCTTTCGCATCTCGTTGAGGAAGGTGCGCACGCGCAGCTGCTGCATGGCGGAGGTGGCCTCACGGCGCTGCTGCTCCTTTTGCGCTTCCCACGTGGCCTTGTTGGCTTCCACGCGACGGTCAACACGCAGCACGAACACCCCCTGATCGGTGACGAGCGGGGCGCTCACTGCGCCGAGGGGAAGGGTGAAGGCCGCACCGATCGCCGCGTTGAACCGCCCCAGCCCCGCCACGAACTGCGGGCGCGTGAACGTCTCTGACTTGCTGACGGTGAGCCCGGCGGCCGCCGCGGCGCTCTCGAGCGTCGACCCCGCGGCGGCCTTGGCCAGCGCCTGCGCCTTGGGGAGCAACGACTCGGCCTTCTTGCGCCCAATGAGCTGGCGGCGAATGTCGTCCTTGGCCTGCTCGAAGGTGGGAACGCCGCCTTCGAACAGCGAGTCGAGGCGCGCCAGGTAGTAGGCATCGTCGGCGTCGTACAGGTCGCTCGACTCGCCCACGCGCGCGCCGCCGAAGGCCCACGCGGAGACGCTTGGGATGGCGCGTCCGTTCGCCGCCTGCGCCGGCTGTCCCTCGACAGCGGTAACCACCTGCGGCGTGAGAGCGAGCGCCTTGGCGGCGCTGTCGAACTTTTCCTTCCGGTCGGCGGTCGCCGCCATGCGCGAAAGCGAGTCAGCACGCCGGTCGGAGCGGAGCGCCGACGAATCAGACTGCTGAATGCGCAGGAGGATGTGCCGCATGGTGAGCGTGTCACCCTTGCGCTGGTCGACCTTGATGAGGTGGTAGCCGAACTGCGTGAGCACCGGCTGTGAGACCTCGCCCGCCTTGAGCGCGTACGCCGCCGTCTCGAAGTCCGGAACGAATCGTCCCTTGCCGCCGGTGCCGAGCGAGCCGCCCTGGGCGCCGGAGATGGTGTCTGCCGACTCCCGCTTGGCGACATCCTCGAACTTGGCGCCGCCGAGGATCTCGTTGCGGAGCGCCTCGGCGCGCTGTCGCGTCGCCACCGTGTCGCTCGCCGTCAGGGCGCGCGGAACCTCGACCACTGAAAGGACGGCGCGTCCGGGACGGGTGAGCTGCTCCTTGTACTTGTTGTAGAAGTCACGCAGCTCGCTGTCCGGGATCTTCACCGTCGAGTCGGGCACCGTGGACGCATCGAACGACACGAAGCTCACCTGCGCCGAGTCGTTGAGGTCGCGATAGACACTCCAGAGTTTGGTATCGGGGACGAAGACGTCACCCGCCAGCTGGTCGAACAGCTTGGCGCGGGGGATCTCCTCGCGATAGTAATTCTCGAGCTGGAGCAGGACCCCCTGCGACCTCGCTGCCGCGCTCCCGATGAACCGCCGATACTTCTGGATGTCAAAGCGTCCGTCGGTCTGGAAGTCCGGGCTCTGCATGAGCTCGGGCGGCGGGCTCTGCTGCGCGGCCTCGACGATTTCCTGGTCCGAGACCACGATGCGGCGCCGCTTGTACTCCTGGTTCAGCAGGACACTGGATACGAGCTGCTCGAAGGCGCGGTCCTCGATCTGCCGGCGTTCGTCGAGCGTCAGCCCCCGCCCGGTGGTCTGCTCTTCCTGCTTGGCCAACGAGTTCGATAGGTTGGCCCAGGAGAGATACGGGATCTCGACGCCGTTGACTTCGGCGACAGCCGTGGAGGTGGTGATCGGGGCGCTGCCGATCCCCAGGAGGCCCGAGGTTTCGGCGAAAAGGAAGACTCCGACGAAGCAGATGACGATGAACAGCCAGATCCACTTCGCCGAACTCCGCATCTGTTGGAGCACGGGGCTATTACTCCTGCTGGAACACGAGGTGAGGCGGGGGTCGAGAGCCGCGAAAGCTATTTGTGATCTGCGCCTAAAATCAAGTTAGCGTGTCACTTCTGATCGACTTGCTCGTCTCACACACTGAGCACCGAAACGTTCCACTTGGGCGCCACATCTGGCGCGACGACATCGAGGGCTAGGCATGGCCACGTCCGCCCGACTCGACGAGCTCAAAAAGAAGTTTGACGAGAATCCGCGCCGCTATTTCGCGCCGCTCGCCAACGAGTACCGCAAGCTGGGGGACCTGACGCAGGCCATCGCCCTGTGCCGGACGCACCTCCCCAACCAGCCGGGCCACATCAGTGGGCATATCGTCCTCGCCCAGGCGCTCTACGAAGCGCGGGAGTTGGGTGAGGCGCGCTCCATATTCGAGGCCGCGCTCGATCTCGATCCCGAGAACCTGATCGCGCTGCGCTTTCTGGGCGACATCGCGCGCGAACAGGGCGAGCCCGGTTCGGCGCGCGGCTGGTACGAGCGCGTGCTGGAGGCCGACCCGCGCAACGACGAGATCGCGCAGCTGCTCTCCGAACTGGCGCAGAGCGCACCCTTCCAGGCCACCGCCGACGTGGCGACCGTGAGTGCGCTCGACTCCGCCACCGATACCGTGGTCCCGTCCTACGCGGAGCCGGAAAGCGCCGACAGCGCCGTTCCCACCTTCCTCGCGGCACCGTCCGACTTCGACGGCTCGACCGCCGAGCCCGGGTTCGACGCGCCCCCCCCCGCCGAGTTCCAGGCGAACGCGATCATCGGGGCGCACGACGCCCACGTGAGCGAGTCCCCGCCTGATGGCCTCGCACTCGCCCACTCGATCCCCGCCCTGGCAGAGCTCCACGAAGAGTCCGTCGCCCCGCTGCCTGACGCGCCGCAGGCTTCGGCCTTCTCCGATGAAGCGGTTGGCGAGGTGTCGCCAGCCCCTACCGAGGACCTGCACGAGGTTCTCGCCTCGCACGACGATCCGTTCTTCGGTGGGACATCGTCGCACAGCGGGTTGGACATGGGCGACCTGGAAGCGGTCGCCGAACCGACGGTGGACGACTGGTTCAGCGCCCCGGCCGGCGGCAGTGTGCATGAAGTTGCGGCGCACGCCGACTCCGACCCCGCCGCCTTCGACGATTCGTTCTTCCCCGACCTGTCGGCGGCCACGCCGGTCGCGTCCCCGCTGGTTCCCGAGCCGGCGTCGCTGTCGTTTGCTCCCCCCGCCGAAGTGGACGTGCAGGCACCGACGCCGCCCTTCGTGCGCGCCGAGGAGGAGCGCGGCTCCATCCCGACGCCGGCGTTCCTGGCGTCGATTGCCGCGGACCCAACCGCGCACGACCACGCGCCTCCAGCCGTCCCGGAAGCGATTCCCGCCGCACACTTCGAAGGAACGGCGAGCGAGCTGACGGCCGAACCGGCCGAAGTCGTGGATTGGCACACGGCGCCAACGCCGATCGACTCGCCGGCCATTGCCGAACAGCCAGTCGGCGAGTCCACGTCGGAAGCCAGTGAGGTCGCCGAGCCCGCCGCGGTGGAAAGCTCGAGCGAGTTTGCCGACTTCAACGCGTGGATTGCGGTTGCCGACTCCGAGTCTGCCCCCCCCGCGGAGACCGCCGAGGCGGTGACCGCAGAGGCGGTGACCGCCGAGGAGGAAGCGAGCGCCGAGGTCGTCGTCAGCGAGGGTGCTTTCGCGCCGGATCCTGAGGCGGACGCCGAGCCAGAACCCGTGCAGGCACTGGGCAGCACGACCGAGTTCGAGACCGAGGACGACTACCCGGCGTTGGCCAGCGAGGTCGCCTCAGCGGCGACGCCGTCCGACTTCATTCTCGAGGACAACGCCTTCGTCCCTCCTTCGCCCAGCGAGGTCACCTACATCGCCAGCAGCATCTCGGCCCCGCTGGAAGAGGTCGATGCCTACAGCGCGGGTGCGCCGGAGATGAGCGCCCACGAGCCGTTCCCCATCGAGGGGGAGCGCGAGCGCGAACTGGAACCGTTCGAGCCGGCGCTGGCGGGGTGGGGGACTTCGCCGCTCGACGCCGCGGCCTCGATGGAGCGGCCGGAGGAGCACGAGGAGTTCGTGGTCCCGGTGGAGGGGCTCGTGTCCCGCGAGACGCTCGCCGACCTGGCGGCGATCGCCGCGGCGAGCGAAGCGTACGAAGCAGCGGAAGCCGTCGAGCCTTCCTCCGTCATCGAGGCCAGCGCGCATGCAGTGGACGAAGCGGCGGCGGTGACTGGAGAGGCGGAGGCAACGCCTGCCGTTGCGGCTGGCGAGTCGCCCGCCTTCGTCACCGAGACGATGGCCGAGCTGTACCTGCAGCAGGGGTTCCACGGCGAGGCGCTCTCCATCTATCGTCAGCTGCTGGCGCAGCAGCCTAACGATCTGGCGCTGCGCGATCGCGTGGCGGCGCTGGAGCGCGGCGCGTCGTCGGCGGTGGTGGAGGGGCTTGCGCCGCGCGACATCGTCGATCGCCACGGGCAGTCGGTGCGCTCGTTCTTCCTCCACTTCGCGCGCCGGGAGCCTCGCCACTCGGCGGCGACGAGCGGGGAAGACAACGGCGAGTCCAGCGACCCCTTCGGGGTCACCGAATCGTCCGGCTCGCGCACCCCTTCCTTCTCGGGCGTCGCCACGCGCGAGGAGGCGCTCACCGTCCCTGATGCCCCCGCCACGGCACCGCATGAGGCGCCGACGCTGTCGGAACTGTTCTCCGCGGGCACGGTCTCGGGCGCGGATGACAAGGCGGCCTCGGCGCTGGCGTCGGCGTTCGGCTCCGGAGAAGGCGGCGGTGTCAGCGCTCCGTCGGAGTCCAGCGAACGAGAGTTGTCACTCGAGCATCTGTTTCGCGATGTTCCAGAGCGCTCGTCGGGCGCCGTGACGCTCGACGAGTTCTACGAAGGCTCTTCGCCGGGAAGCTCCGCCTCACCGTCGCCTGATGGCGAGGGGGGCGAGGAACGCGACGCGGACATCGAGCAGTTCACGGCCTGGCTCGAAGGCCTCAAGAAGAAGTGAGAATCGCAGTCCTCAACGGTCCGAACCTCAACCTGCTTGGCCGTCGCGAACCCGCGCTGTACGGGACCACGACCCTTGCCGACATCGAAGCCCGGCTTTGCGCAGTTGGCGCGGAGCTGGGCGTCGACGTTTTCTGCGCCCAGCACAACGGGGAAGGGGAGCTGGTCACCGCCATCCAGGGGCTGCGCGGCGTTACGCAAGGCGCCCTGATCAACGCCGGCGCCTACTCGCACACCTCGCTCGCCATCCGCGATGCGTTTGCAGCTGCCGAGGTCCCGTTCGTGGAGGTCCACCTCACGAACATCCACGCCCGCGAGCCGGAGCGGCGTCACTCCATGCTGGCATCGGGGGCGGTGGCCGTGCTGTGCGGCTTTGGCGCCATCGGGTACGAACTCGCGCTCCGCGGTCTCGTCGCGCGCCTGACCGAACGTGAGTAGCCGCCGGGCGGCGCGCCTGGGAGCACTCGTGGACCGCCTCGTGGTGCAGCACCTCGACGGCGTCCTCGTCTCGTCGCTCCCCAACATCCGCTACCTCACCGGCTTTTCCGGCTCCAACGCGCTCCTCTTCGTCTCGCCGCGCAACGTCTGGCTCATCACCGACTTCCGCTACCAGGTGCAAGCCGCCGCGGAGGCTGGCGACGTGGCCGACGTGCGGATCGAGACCAGCTCGCTCTGGACGGGGCTCTGGAACCTCCTCGCGCCGACGCCCGGGCAACAGGCGCTCGGCTTCGAGTCTGCGCAGCTCGTGCACCGCGATTTCCAACGGTTGCTGGAACAGGGCGCCCGGCATCACTGGCGAGCGACGACCGACCTGGTGGAGGAGCTGCGGCAGCAGAAGGACGCGGAGGAGGTCGCGCTCATCCGCACCGCCGGCGCCATGGCGATGGAGGCGCTGCGCGAGACGCTGGACGCCGTGCGCGTGGGGATGACCGAGCTGGAGGTGTGCGGGATGCTGGAGCGCGCGTTGCGCCGCTCGGGGAGCGACACGCACCCGTTTCCGCCGATCATCGCGTCCGGTCCCCGGTCGGCGCTTCCGCACGCGCGGGCGTCCGACCGGGCTATTGCGCCGGGAGAGTTTCTGTTGTTGGATTTCGGGGCTTCGACCGGTGGCTATTGTTCAGACGTGACGCGGACCGTGGTGGTGGGACGCGCGGACGAACGGCAGCGCTCGACCTACGACGCGGTCCGGGAGGCCAATGAAGTGGCCCGGGAGCGTGTCCGGGCCGGCATGCGAGGGCGTGAGGGCGATGCGCTCGCGCGCGAGGTGCTGGAGGCGCGGGGGCTTGGCGAGTTGTTCGGCCACGGGTTGGGGCATGGGATCGGGCTGCAGGTGCACGAGGCCCCGAGGCTGTCGCGGTTGGCGGAGGAGGTGCTTCCGGTTGGCTCGGTCGTTACCATCGAGCCGGGGGTGTACGTGCCGGAGTGGGGGGGAGTGCGAATCGAAGACGACGTTCATCTGGGCGCCGACGGAGCCGAGCTTCTCACGCACTTTTCGCGGGAGCTTCTCGAACTGACCTGAGCGCCCGAGCCGGCGGACCTCAATGGCTGATATGATCGACCTACGCTACGTGAAGAAACTGATCGAGATGCTCGACGGCTCGACCGTCGACTCGGTGGAGATCTCCTCGGACAAGGGGATGAAGATCCGCATCTCGAAAACCCCGCAGCAGCGCGGGGCGGTACAGATCCCGACGCCGGTGGCCATGCCAGCGCTGATGCCGTCCTCGCCGGTAGGGCGCATGACGCCGACCGAGCCGGTGCCGGCGATCGCCGAGCCGGAGGTCGCGACGCGCTCGGAGGCGCCCAGGGCCAACCTGCTCGAGGTCAAGTCGCCGATGGTCGGGACGTACTACGCGCAGCCCGAGCCGGGCGCCAAGCCGTACGTGAGCGTCGGGCAGCGCATCGAGAAGGGCGAGACGCTGTGCATCATCGAGGCGATGAAGATCATGAACGAGATCGAGTCGGAGTTTTCGGGGGTGGTGAAGGAGATTGTCACGTCCGATTCGCAGCCGGTGGAGTACGGCCAGGTCCTGATGCGCATTGATCCGAATGGGTAACCCGATTCCGGCGCCGGAGTCGCCGTCGCCAGCGGGGAGCCCCGCGGGGGCCAGCGCGCCGACCGCGACGGGGGCTGGTGCGCCGCGCGCCCCCTTCAACTTCAAGGCGATCCTGCAGCAGATGGTGCAGCGCAGTGCGTCCGACCTTCACCTGAAGGTGGGGCGGCCGCCCACGTTGCGTATCAACGGAGACCTGTCGCCGCTCCCGCTCCCGGCCCTTCGGCCCGAGGACCTGAGCACGCTGGCGAAGGAGATCATGACGCCGAAGCAGGTGAAGGAGTTCGCCGAGTTTCGCGAGGCGGACTTCGCGACCGGCGTTCCGGGGATCGGGCGCTTTCGCGTCAATGCCTACCAGCAGCGCGGGACGATCGCCTTCGCGATCCGAACCGTGCCGCACCAGGCCAAGTCGATCCAGGAGCTCAACCTCCCGCTCATCGTCGACGACATCGCGATGATCCCGCGGGGGCTCGTCCTCGTGACCGGGGTGACGGGGTCGGGGAAGTCGACCGCGCTGGCGTCGATGCTGCAGGTCATCAACGAGAAGCGCTACGCGAACATCATCACGATCGAGGATCCCATCGAGTTCCTGCATCGTGACATCAAGTGCCACATCAACCAGCGCGAGGTGGGGACCGACACCGGTTCATTCGCGCAGGCACTGCGGCGCGTGCTGCGACAGGACCCCGACGTGATCCTGATCGGCGAGATCCGCGACCTCGACACGCTCGACACGGCGCTCAAGGCGGCAGACACGGGGCACCTGGTGTTCTCGACGTTGCACACGACGGACGCCACGCAGACCATCAACCGCATTCTCTCCTTCTACCCGCCGCACCAGCAGAACGAGGTGCGCTTTGCGCTGTCGAACGCGCTGGCGGCGGTGGTGTCGTTGCGCCTCGTGCCGCGCGCCGACAAGCCCGGGCGTGTCCCGGCGTGCGAGGTGCTGATGAACACGGCGGCGGTGCGCGAGCAGATTCGCGACGTCTCCAAGACGCTCAACATCCCCGACCTCATCAAGGAAGGGACGGTGCAGTACGGGATGCAGAGCTTCGACCAATCGCTCATGGCGTGGTACACGAAGGGGACGATCTCGTACGAGAACGCGCTGTTTCACGCCACCAATCCCAACGAGCTGGCGCTGCGGGTGCAGGGCGTCGCGGGCTCGAGCGACACCTCCTGGGACGAGTTCCAGACCGACGAGACCGCGTAGGTTCCGTCGTCCACGCGCCGGGCCCCGAGAATCACCATGTTCAAGAAAGTCCTCGTCGCGAATCGCGGAGAGATTGCGCTCCGCGTGATTCGCGCCTGTCGAGAGTTAGGCATACAGACGGTCGCGGTCTATTCCGAGGCCGATCGTGAGTCGTTGCACGTGCGCTTTGCCGATGACGACGTCTGCATCGGGCCGGCGCCGGCACGGGAATCGTACCTCAAGATCCCGCGCCTCATCGCCGCGGCGGAGATCACGGGGGCCGATGCCATCCACCCGGGCTACGGTTTCCTGGCGGAGAACGCCGAGTTCGCCGAGACGTGCGTGGCGTCGAACATCGCCTTCATCGGCCCGACGGCCGAGCAGATCCGCGTGATGGGCGACAAGGCGGCGGCACGCAAGGCGATGCTGGAGGTCGGGGTGCCGATCGTTCCCGGGACGCCGGGACCGATCGAGGATCCCGACGCGGCGCTGGAGTTCGCGAAGGAGATCGGCTTTCCGGTCATCATCAAGGCGGCGGCCGGCGGCGGTGGGAAGGGGATGCGCGTGGCGAAGGATGTCGACGAGTTCCTGCGCTCGTTCTCGCTGGCGCGTTCCGAGGCGCTGTCGGCGTTTGGGAACGGCGACGTGTACGTGGAGAAGTACCTCACCAGGCCGCGGCACATCGAGTTCCAGATCCTGGGTGACACGCACGGCAACGTGATTCACCTGGGCGAGCGCGATTGCTCGGTGCAGCGCCGGCACCAGAAGCTGATCGAGGAGGCGCCGTCGCCGGCAATGACGCCGGAGCTTCGCGCGCGGATGGGCGAGGCGGCGGTGCGCGGCGCCAAGGCCATCGACTATGTCGGCGCCGGGACGATCGAGATGCTTCTCGACGAGGACGGGTCGTACTACTTCATGGAGATGAACACGCGCATCCAGGTCGAGCACCCGGTCACGGAGCAGCTGACGGGGGTGGACCTGGTGAAGGAGCAGATTCGCGTTGCGGCTGGCGAGAAGCTCTCCGTGCTCGAGCTCCCCACGCTGCGCGGCCACGTCATCGAGTGCCGCGTCAATGCGGAGGATCCCGCGCGCGGCTTCCAGCCCTCGCCGGGGCGCATCGAGGCCTTCCATCCCCCCGGTGGCCCGGGGGTGCGCCTCGATACGCACGTGTACGCCGGCTACACGGTGCCGCCGTACTACGATTCGCTGCTGGCCAAGCTCGTGGTGCAGGGGCGCGATCGCGAGGAGGCGCTCACCCGCATGCACATCGCGCTGGAGAGCTTCATCATCGAAGGGGTCACGACGACGGCGCCCTTCCTGGCGCGCGTGATGACGAACACGGGGTTCCGCGCCGGGCAGGTCGACACCAAGTGGCTCGAACGCGAGATCGCGGGGATCCTCAAGGAAGGGGGCTGAGTGCGGCTGGACGTCTTTTTCGGCGCGCAGGGGATGACCGGCGCCGACGTGCAGGGGCGCGTGGCGGTGGTGATCGACGTGTTGCGAGCGTCCACGACGATCGCGGTCGCGTTGCACAATGGGGCGCGCACGGTCATCCCCTTCGAGAGCGCCGAGGAGTGCATCACGCGCTCCAAGTCGTTCGAGCGCGGACAGTGCAAGCTGGCCGGGGAACGCCGCAACCTCATGGTCCCCGGCTTCGATCTCGGGAACTCGCCGCGCGAGTTCACGCGCGAGGCGGTGGAGGGGAAGACCATCCTGTTCACGACGACGAACGGGACGGTGGCCCTCATCGCCGCGCAACCGGCGCGCGAGGTGCTGGTTGGCGCCTTCGTGAACGTCACGGCGGTGAGCGCCATGGTACGCGCCGCCGCCAGGGCGCGGCATGACGTGGCCATCATCGCCGCCGGAAGCGAGCGCCACTTCTCGCTCGAGGATGCGGTGTGCGCGGGGCGCTTCGTGCGCGCCATTCGCCGCGGCCTGTCCGACATCGACCTGAACGACGGGGCAACCGCCGCGTTGCAGCTGGAGAAGCGATATGGCGCCGACCTCGGGCGCCTCCTCGCCGATGCCTCCCACGGCCGGTCGCTCACCGACTCGGGGTTCGGCGAAGACCTCGCCGTGTGCGGAAGCCTCGACGCCTATCCCGTCATCCCCGTGTACCAGGACCGGCAGATCACCAAGGTCGGTCCCGACCGGGAGCGGTAGCGTGCCGCATAACCTGAGGCGCGAGGTGACGGGGATCGCGCTCATTGCGCTCGCCCTCTTCATGGGCGGCGCCCTCGCCCTGCAACCGCTCCCGCTCGACACCGCGTGCACCTCGGCGCGGGGGATCTTTGGCCCGGTGGGGGGCTGCCTCAAGGGGGCGCTCCTCTTCGTGCTGGGCGCGCCGGCCGCGACGATCCTGGCCTTCATCCCGCTGGTGCACGGCCTGCGCCTGCTCGACCGCATGCGGTGGGAAACCGACCGGCGCTGGCTCCTCTTCCTCGCCGGGCTGGTGGTCATCCTCCCCATCGTGGTCGGCCTCGCCACCGGGACGGAGCGACACACCGACGGCCCGGCCGGCATGTGGGGCGGGTTCGTCGCCTTCTACCTGCGACGCGCGTTAGGCATGGGGGGGGCGTGGCTGGCCGTCTTCGTGCTGGCCAGCGCCCTCACCGCGTGGACGCTGCGGTGGAACCCGCTCACCACGCGCGTGGCACTCCCCCGCGTTGCGGCTGGCGGCACGTCGCCCGAGGCGCTGGCCCTGGAACCGCCGCCCGAGGAGATGCCGGCCATCGAGGGCGACGCGCGGGAGGGTGGCGAGCGACGGCGTGCGAAGCGCGCCGAAGCCATCGAGCGCGCAGGTGCCGAGCACCTGGCGGCGAGCGAGAGCGAGGGCGGGGGCACGGCGGCGCCCCGGAAGAAGGCGGCGAAGGCAAAGCTTGAACCGCTCCCCGTTGCGCAGGACTCGTCCCCCACGGTGCCGCTCGTGGAGGAGAGTGATGCGCTCGAGGACCGGATCCCCGAAGCCGAGCTGCTCTCGCCACCTCCGGCGGGGAACGTCGACGTCGGTCGCAAGGAGATCGACGCGATGGGGGTGAAGCTCATGGAGGCGCTGCGGACCTTCAAGGTCGACGGACGCCTGGCGGGGCAGACGATCGGACCGGTGGTGACGCAGTTCGAGGTGGAGCCGGCGTCGGGGGTAAAGGTGCGACAGTTTGCCAACCTGGCCAACGACCTCGCGCTGGCCATGCGCGCACCGAGCATCCGCGTCGTGGCCCCGATTCCCGGGCGCGGGGCGGTCGGCGTGGAGGTGCCGAACCCGGTCCCGCAGATCGTCTCGTTCCGCGAGCTGATCGAGGCGCGGGAGTTTCAGCAGGCGCGCATGGCACTCCCCATCGCGTTAGGCAAGGACCTCGAGGGGAAGGTCGTCGTGGCCGACCTGGCCAAGATGCCGCACCTGCTCATTGCCGGGGCCACGGGGTCGGGGAAGTCGGTGTGCGTGAACACGATCATCACGTCGCTGGTGTACCGGCACAAGCCGGACACGCTCAAGTTCCTGATGGTCGACCCGAAGATGGTCGAGCTCTCGGTCTACAACGACCTTCCACACCTCCTGCACAAGGTCATCACCGACAACCGCGACGCTGCCTACGTCCTCAAGTGGGCGGTGATCGAGATGCAGCGTCGCTACGAACTCCTGGCGGCGAATGGGGCGCGCAACATCCAGGACTTCAACAAGCGCATCGTCGATGGCGGGTCGCTCGTGCTGCCGACGCGCCCGGAGGTCGCCTTCGAACGGCGCGAGTACACCGAAGGGATCCTTCCGTACGTGGTGGTGGTGATCGACGAGCTGGCCGACCTCATGATGACGGTGCAGGGCGAGGTGGAGACGCCGCTGGCCATGCTGGCACAGAAGGCACGGGCGATCGGGATCCATATCATCCTTGCCACGCAGCGGCCGAGCGTGAACGTGATCACGGGGTTGATCAAGGCGAACTTCCCGAGCCGCATCGCCTTCCGCGTCGCGTCGCAGGTGGACTCGCGCACGATCATCGACGGGATGGGGGCGGAGTCGCTGCTGGGCAACGGCGACATGCTGTTCATCCCGCCGGGGAAGTCGGAGCCGCAGCGGTTGCAGGGAGCCTTCATCCCCGGCGACGACACCGAGCGCCTCATGCACTGGTTCGACGCGCGCAGGATCGCCAAGCGAGCGGCGCGCGCTTCCAAGGGGCTCCCCGACGAGGAGCTGGCGCGTCCCGACATCATCGCCGAGGTGAAGGCACAGGAAGCGATCGACAATGCGGAGGATGGCGACGGCGACGTGGGCGGCCACGAGGATCGCGATCCGCTCTTCCGCAAGGCGGCGGAGACCTGCATCCAGCACCAACTCGGCTCGACCTCGCTCCTGCAGCGCCGGCTGAACGTGGGCTATGGGCGCGCGGCGCGCATCATCGACCAACTGCACGCAGCGGGCGTGCTGGGGCCGTCGAAAGGGTCCAAGCCCCGCGACATCCTGATCGGGCTGGACGAGCTGGACC
Coding sequences:
- a CDS encoding type IV pilus twitching motility protein PilT, encoding MGNPIPAPESPSPAGSPAGASAPTATGAGAPRAPFNFKAILQQMVQRSASDLHLKVGRPPTLRINGDLSPLPLPALRPEDLSTLAKEIMTPKQVKEFAEFREADFATGVPGIGRFRVNAYQQRGTIAFAIRTVPHQAKSIQELNLPLIVDDIAMIPRGLVLVTGVTGSGKSTALASMLQVINEKRYANIITIEDPIEFLHRDIKCHINQREVGTDTGSFAQALRRVLRQDPDVILIGEIRDLDTLDTALKAADTGHLVFSTLHTTDATQTINRILSFYPPHQQNEVRFALSNALAAVVSLRLVPRADKPGRVPACEVLMNTAAVREQIRDVSKTLNIPDLIKEGTVQYGMQSFDQSLMAWYTKGTISYENALFHATNPNELALRVQGVAGSSDTSWDEFQTDETA
- the accC gene encoding acetyl-CoA carboxylase biotin carboxylase subunit, yielding MFKKVLVANRGEIALRVIRACRELGIQTVAVYSEADRESLHVRFADDDVCIGPAPARESYLKIPRLIAAAEITGADAIHPGYGFLAENAEFAETCVASNIAFIGPTAEQIRVMGDKAAARKAMLEVGVPIVPGTPGPIEDPDAALEFAKEIGFPVIIKAAAGGGGKGMRVAKDVDEFLRSFSLARSEALSAFGNGDVYVEKYLTRPRHIEFQILGDTHGNVIHLGERDCSVQRRHQKLIEEAPSPAMTPELRARMGEAAVRGAKAIDYVGAGTIEMLLDEDGSYYFMEMNTRIQVEHPVTEQLTGVDLVKEQIRVAAGEKLSVLELPTLRGHVIECRVNAEDPARGFQPSPGRIEAFHPPGGPGVRLDTHVYAGYTVPPYYDSLLAKLVVQGRDREEALTRMHIALESFIIEGVTTTAPFLARVMTNTGFRAGQVDTKWLEREIAGILKEGG
- a CDS encoding 2-phosphosulfolactate phosphatase, which gives rise to MRLDVFFGAQGMTGADVQGRVAVVIDVLRASTTIAVALHNGARTVIPFESAEECITRSKSFERGQCKLAGERRNLMVPGFDLGNSPREFTREAVEGKTILFTTTNGTVALIAAQPAREVLVGAFVNVTAVSAMVRAAARARHDVAIIAAGSERHFSLEDAVCAGRFVRAIRRGLSDIDLNDGATAALQLEKRYGADLGRLLADASHGRSLTDSGFGEDLAVCGSLDAYPVIPVYQDRQITKVGPDRER
- a CDS encoding DNA translocase FtsK 4TM domain-containing protein, with translation MPHNLRREVTGIALIALALFMGGALALQPLPLDTACTSARGIFGPVGGCLKGALLFVLGAPAATILAFIPLVHGLRLLDRMRWETDRRWLLFLAGLVVILPIVVGLATGTERHTDGPAGMWGGFVAFYLRRALGMGGAWLAVFVLASALTAWTLRWNPLTTRVALPRVAAGGTSPEALALEPPPEEMPAIEGDAREGGERRRAKRAEAIERAGAEHLAASESEGGGTAAPRKKAAKAKLEPLPVAQDSSPTVPLVEESDALEDRIPEAELLSPPPAGNVDVGRKEIDAMGVKLMEALRTFKVDGRLAGQTIGPVVTQFEVEPASGVKVRQFANLANDLALAMRAPSIRVVAPIPGRGAVGVEVPNPVPQIVSFRELIEAREFQQARMALPIALGKDLEGKVVVADLAKMPHLLIAGATGSGKSVCVNTIITSLVYRHKPDTLKFLMVDPKMVELSVYNDLPHLLHKVITDNRDAAYVLKWAVIEMQRRYELLAANGARNIQDFNKRIVDGGSLVLPTRPEVAFERREYTEGILPYVVVVIDELADLMMTVQGEVETPLAMLAQKARAIGIHIILATQRPSVNVITGLIKANFPSRIAFRVASQVDSRTIIDGMGAESLLGNGDMLFIPPGKSEPQRLQGAFIPGDDTERLMHWFDARRIAKRAARASKGLPDEELARPDIIAEVKAQEAIDNAEDGDGDVGGHEDRDPLFRKAAETCIQHQLGSTSLLQRRLNVGYGRAARIIDQLHAAGVLGPSKGSKPRDILIGLDELDRIAGPDDS